One genomic region from Natrinema caseinilyticum encodes:
- a CDS encoding YbhB/YbcL family Raf kinase inhibitor-like protein, whose product MGELTLTSQAFDDGERIPEEYGYAKTNVNPPLEIDGVPDGAESLALIVDDPDARKPAGTVWDHWVVWNIPPETGTIPDGWTPDEAIEGHNDFGERGYGGPNPPDREHTYRFRLFALDTTLDLGPTTDADALESAIDGRVLERADLAGTYPA is encoded by the coding sequence ATGGGAGAACTAACACTAACCAGCCAGGCGTTCGACGACGGCGAACGCATCCCCGAGGAGTACGGCTACGCGAAAACGAACGTCAATCCGCCGCTCGAGATCGACGGCGTTCCGGACGGCGCCGAATCGCTCGCGCTGATCGTGGACGACCCCGACGCGAGGAAACCCGCCGGCACGGTGTGGGACCACTGGGTCGTCTGGAATATCCCGCCGGAGACGGGGACGATACCGGACGGGTGGACCCCCGACGAGGCGATCGAGGGGCACAACGACTTCGGCGAACGCGGCTACGGCGGCCCGAATCCGCCGGACAGGGAACACACCTACCGGTTCAGGCTGTTCGCCCTCGATACGACGCTCGATCTCGGGCCGACCACCGACGCGGACGCACTCGAGTCGGCGATCGATGGGCGCGTCCTCGAGCGGGCGGACCTCGCGGGCACGTATCCGGCCTGA
- the nucS gene encoding endonuclease NucS: MSDSEYGHPTKTLQQPTPEAARDAIARGIDRSALVTVYGRCTVDYDGRATSFLEAGDRHVMLKPDGAALVHTAEGQQPVNWQPPGCDHEVFCDDGALVLESSRSAPDERLRVRFRDIQQVSAFSGSDETELSLVGTEADLRRRILEDPDLLETGFTPLATERATPAGAVDIYGEDSAGRAVVVELKRRRVGPDAVSQLRRYVDALERDLHADATVRGILVSPSVTDRANRLLSDHGLEFVALEPPSE, encoded by the coding sequence GTGAGCGATTCAGAGTACGGGCACCCAACGAAAACCCTCCAACAGCCGACGCCCGAGGCAGCCCGCGACGCGATCGCGCGCGGGATCGATCGAAGCGCCTTGGTGACCGTCTACGGACGGTGTACCGTCGATTACGACGGCCGCGCCACGAGCTTCCTCGAGGCGGGCGATCGACACGTCATGCTCAAACCCGACGGGGCAGCGCTGGTCCACACCGCCGAGGGTCAACAGCCGGTCAACTGGCAACCACCGGGGTGCGATCACGAGGTCTTCTGCGACGACGGGGCCCTCGTTCTCGAGAGTTCCCGATCGGCGCCGGACGAACGCCTTCGCGTGCGATTTCGCGACATCCAGCAGGTGTCCGCGTTTTCCGGCTCCGACGAGACCGAACTGTCCCTCGTCGGCACCGAAGCGGACCTCCGCCGGCGAATTCTCGAGGACCCGGACCTGCTCGAGACCGGGTTCACGCCGCTCGCGACGGAGCGCGCCACGCCCGCGGGTGCGGTCGACATCTACGGCGAGGACTCGGCCGGTCGCGCGGTCGTCGTCGAACTGAAACGACGCCGGGTGGGTCCCGACGCGGTGAGCCAGCTTCGGCGCTACGTCGACGCCCTCGAGCGAGATTTGCACGCGGACGCGACCGTTCGAGGCATCCTCGTTTCCCCGTCCGTGACCGACCGCGCGAATCGCTTGTTGAGCGATCACGGCCTCGAGTTCGTCGCCCTCGAGCCGCCGTCCGAGTGA
- a CDS encoding beta-CASP ribonuclease aCPSF1 codes for MSTVEQQLDDLKAQITSELPSDISVSSVKYEGPELVVYTRDPKKFAQQGDLIRQLASKLRKRITVRPDPSVLSRPEQAREEIMNVIPEDAGVTDLDFHADTGEVVIEAEKPGMVIGRHGSTLREITKNVGWTPEVVRTPPIESSTVSNVRSFLKQERDERRDILEKVGRQIHREEMSEDEYVRITTLGCCREVGRASFILSTPETRILIDCGDKPGAEGEVPYLHAPEALGAGPQTIDAVVLTHAHLDHSALIPLLFKYGYDGPIYCTEPTRDLMGLLTLDYLDVAAKEGRAPPYESEQVREAIKHTIPLEYGDVTDIAPDVKLTFHNAGHILGSAVSHFHIGDGLYNVAFSGDIHYEDTRLFNGAVNDFPRVETLVLESTYGGRNDYQTDQIDSERNLKEIINDTYDQGGKVVIPAFAVGRSQEIMLVLEEAMRNGDIPSMPVHLDGMIWEATAIHTTYPEYLRDDLRDRIFHEDENPFLAEEFNHIDAGEEERQDVADGGPCIILSTSGMVTGGPIMSWLSHIGPDPDSTLVFVGYQAQGTLGRRIQTGWDEIPTSEVGAMGNGGGRGTLSLNMDVETVDGFSGHADRAGLENFVKTMNPRPEKVLCVHGDERSTQDLSSALYHDFDMRTFAPKNLETFRFL; via the coding sequence ATGAGTACTGTAGAGCAGCAACTCGACGATTTGAAAGCACAGATCACGAGCGAGTTACCGAGCGATATCTCGGTTTCCTCGGTGAAATACGAAGGCCCCGAACTGGTGGTCTACACGCGCGATCCGAAGAAGTTCGCCCAACAGGGCGATCTCATTCGGCAACTCGCGAGCAAGCTTCGCAAGCGAATTACCGTCCGGCCGGACCCGAGCGTCCTCTCGCGACCCGAACAGGCCCGCGAGGAGATCATGAACGTCATTCCCGAGGACGCGGGGGTCACGGATCTCGACTTCCACGCTGATACCGGCGAAGTCGTCATCGAGGCCGAAAAGCCCGGTATGGTGATCGGTCGTCACGGATCGACACTCCGCGAGATCACGAAAAACGTCGGCTGGACGCCGGAAGTCGTCCGGACGCCGCCGATCGAGTCCTCGACTGTCTCGAACGTTCGAAGCTTCCTCAAACAGGAGCGCGACGAGCGCCGGGACATTTTGGAGAAGGTCGGCCGACAGATCCACCGCGAGGAGATGTCCGAAGACGAGTACGTTCGCATCACCACGCTGGGTTGCTGTCGCGAGGTCGGACGAGCATCGTTTATTCTCTCGACTCCCGAAACGCGAATCCTCATCGATTGCGGCGACAAGCCCGGTGCGGAAGGAGAGGTTCCGTATCTCCACGCACCCGAAGCGCTCGGTGCAGGCCCACAGACCATCGACGCGGTCGTTCTCACACACGCTCACCTCGATCACTCCGCACTGATCCCGCTCCTGTTCAAATACGGCTACGACGGCCCGATATACTGTACCGAACCGACGCGGGACCTGATGGGCCTCTTGACGCTCGACTATCTCGACGTCGCAGCCAAGGAAGGGCGCGCCCCGCCCTACGAGAGCGAGCAGGTCCGCGAGGCGATCAAACACACCATCCCCCTCGAGTACGGCGACGTCACCGACATCGCGCCGGACGTCAAACTCACCTTCCACAACGCGGGTCACATTCTCGGCTCTGCCGTCTCGCACTTCCACATCGGCGACGGGCTCTACAACGTCGCGTTCTCCGGCGACATCCACTACGAAGATACCCGCCTGTTCAACGGTGCGGTCAACGACTTCCCGCGGGTCGAGACGCTCGTTCTCGAATCGACCTACGGGGGTCGAAACGACTACCAGACCGATCAGATCGATTCCGAGCGAAACCTCAAGGAAATCATCAACGACACCTACGACCAGGGTGGAAAGGTCGTCATCCCCGCGTTCGCGGTGGGGCGCTCTCAGGAGATCATGCTCGTCCTGGAAGAGGCGATGCGCAACGGCGACATTCCCTCGATGCCGGTTCACCTGGACGGGATGATCTGGGAAGCGACGGCGATCCACACCACCTATCCCGAATATCTCCGAGACGACCTCCGGGATCGCATCTTCCACGAGGACGAGAATCCCTTCCTCGCCGAGGAGTTCAACCACATCGATGCCGGTGAGGAAGAGCGACAGGACGTCGCGGACGGCGGTCCCTGTATCATCCTCTCGACCTCCGGGATGGTCACTGGCGGGCCGATCATGTCCTGGCTCTCCCACATCGGGCCCGATCCGGACTCGACGCTCGTTTTCGTCGGCTACCAGGCCCAGGGTACCCTCGGCCGGCGCATTCAGACGGGCTGGGACGAAATACCCACGAGCGAAGTCGGCGCCATGGGCAACGGCGGCGGCCGCGGGACCCTCTCGTTGAACATGGACGTCGAAACCGTCGACGGCTTCTCCGGCCACGCCGACCGCGCCGGCCTCGAGAACTTCGTCAAGACGATGAATCCCCGTCCTGAAAAAGTGCTCTGTGTCCACGGTGACGAACGTTCTACCCAGGATCTCTCGTCGGCACTCTACCACGACTTCGATATGCGCACGTTCGCCCCGAAGAACCTGGAGACGTTCCGGTTCCTTTGA
- a CDS encoding sensor histidine kinase codes for MGYEFTPVALPYIAATVVCTVLLSTIWRHRDRRGAKGFILDIVGLVFLGLTVTLQMFATSEAQKIFWWNWRFVAGPLMAIGYLLMAIEYTNNEEYITYRTGAVLVVIPVVTQFAVWSNPRHGLVYSASIDPTTGLLVPTFEPFYWVYALTMFTYLGIGVYLLVRLFLSLPDFKKQAGILISTITFVVVGLVVWWVGRVPVDTLTLTSMVKVVGFYFAVDRLQLLDIVPVARTKVIDNMQDAVFVVNVVNRIVDANPAAKRLVDSDVVVGDSLEEAFPSSQITEFDDVSDAQSELAFDIDGETRHFAIQISPLTNLRGSQTGRLIVLRDITTLKNREQELTVLNRIVRHDIRNEMNVITGRSELLEEHVDPAGKQHLELVQESSNHVIELTQVVGELVETLTTNGDLDLEPIHLGPVIWNQLEKARTSYPSAEFVVDGELPTDVTVRADEMLSSVFTNLLNNAVLHNDAATPRVELSVTDRDESVLIRVADNGPGVPDEQRDEIFGRGQKGLESEGTGIGLYLVDTLIDGYGGAVWVETADGGGAAFVVELVKATSESELRAVSRSGTD; via the coding sequence ATGGGATACGAATTCACACCGGTCGCGCTTCCGTATATCGCTGCCACCGTCGTCTGTACCGTGCTCTTGAGCACGATCTGGCGTCACCGTGACCGGAGGGGAGCGAAAGGATTTATTCTGGACATCGTCGGCCTCGTCTTCCTGGGCCTGACGGTAACGCTTCAGATGTTCGCCACGTCGGAGGCACAGAAAATATTCTGGTGGAACTGGCGATTCGTCGCGGGGCCGCTCATGGCGATCGGCTATCTGCTGATGGCGATCGAATACACCAACAACGAGGAATATATCACCTATCGAACGGGCGCGGTACTCGTCGTGATCCCGGTCGTGACCCAGTTCGCGGTGTGGTCGAACCCGAGACACGGGTTGGTTTACTCCGCCTCGATAGACCCGACGACCGGGCTCTTGGTGCCCACGTTCGAGCCGTTTTATTGGGTATACGCCCTGACGATGTTCACGTATCTCGGGATCGGTGTCTACCTCCTCGTCCGCCTGTTCCTCTCACTTCCGGACTTCAAGAAGCAAGCGGGGATCCTCATCTCGACCATTACGTTCGTGGTAGTCGGACTCGTCGTCTGGTGGGTCGGACGCGTTCCCGTCGATACGCTCACCCTGACGAGTATGGTAAAGGTCGTCGGATTCTACTTCGCGGTCGACCGGCTACAGCTCCTCGACATCGTCCCCGTCGCACGAACGAAAGTTATCGACAACATGCAAGACGCCGTGTTCGTCGTCAACGTGGTCAACCGAATCGTCGACGCGAATCCCGCGGCCAAACGTCTCGTCGACAGCGACGTCGTCGTCGGGGACTCGCTCGAGGAAGCGTTTCCCTCGTCTCAAATAACGGAGTTCGACGACGTATCCGACGCTCAGAGCGAACTCGCGTTCGATATCGACGGTGAAACCCGACACTTCGCGATCCAGATCTCTCCGCTCACGAACTTGCGAGGGAGTCAAACCGGTCGGTTGATCGTCCTCAGAGATATTACGACGCTGAAAAATCGCGAACAGGAATTGACCGTCCTCAACCGCATCGTCCGTCACGACATCAGAAACGAGATGAACGTTATCACCGGTCGCAGCGAACTCCTGGAAGAACACGTGGACCCGGCGGGGAAGCAACACCTCGAGTTAGTTCAGGAAAGCAGCAACCACGTCATCGAACTCACCCAGGTCGTCGGTGAACTCGTCGAAACCCTGACCACCAACGGTGATCTGGATCTCGAGCCCATTCATCTCGGGCCGGTCATCTGGAACCAACTCGAGAAGGCCCGTACCAGCTACCCGTCGGCCGAGTTCGTCGTCGACGGGGAGTTGCCGACCGACGTGACGGTCCGTGCGGACGAGATGCTGTCGTCCGTGTTCACGAATCTCCTCAACAACGCCGTGTTGCACAACGACGCGGCCACACCGCGCGTCGAACTTTCCGTTACCGATCGAGACGAGTCGGTTCTGATCCGCGTGGCCGACAACGGTCCCGGCGTTCCGGACGAACAACGCGACGAAATTTTCGGTCGCGGGCAGAAGGGCCTCGAGAGCGAAGGAACCGGCATCGGTCTCTATCTGGTCGATACCCTGATCGACGGGTACGGTGGCGCCGTCTGGGTCGAAACGGCCGACGGAGGCGGAGCGGCGTTCGTGGTCGAACTCGTGAAAGCGACCAGCGAGTCGGAGTTGCGCGCGGTATCGCGAAGCGGAACCGACTGA
- the bluB gene encoding 5,6-dimethylbenzimidazole synthase, translating to MVAFTEAERDAVYKAIWARRDIRRFRDEPIPDDVLHRIIEAAHRAPSVGFSQPWDFVVVGDDETKAAIGSVAERAIAAAREGYTEPRRAEFSRLKLEGIRESPVNVCVTCDPTRGAPHVLGRSSMKRTDLYSTCLAVQNLWLAARAEGVGVGWVSVLYPYEVQEILGIPPHVKPVAYLCLGYPDGGFPDEPILQNVGWRDRLEVDPLIHEERWNSDRAAETTRENAD from the coding sequence ATGGTTGCATTCACGGAGGCAGAACGTGACGCGGTTTACAAGGCGATCTGGGCCCGACGCGACATTCGCCGGTTTCGTGACGAACCGATCCCGGACGACGTCCTCCATCGGATTATCGAGGCCGCACATCGCGCACCGAGCGTCGGCTTCTCCCAACCGTGGGACTTCGTCGTCGTCGGGGACGACGAGACGAAAGCGGCAATCGGGTCGGTCGCCGAACGGGCGATCGCCGCCGCTCGCGAGGGCTATACGGAACCGAGGCGAGCGGAGTTCTCTCGGCTGAAACTCGAGGGAATTCGCGAGTCCCCCGTCAACGTCTGCGTGACCTGCGATCCGACTCGGGGGGCGCCACACGTGTTGGGACGGAGTTCGATGAAACGGACCGACCTGTACTCGACGTGTCTCGCGGTACAGAATCTCTGGTTGGCCGCTCGAGCGGAGGGCGTCGGCGTCGGGTGGGTGAGCGTTCTCTACCCGTACGAGGTACAGGAGATACTGGGGATCCCGCCGCACGTAAAGCCGGTCGCGTATCTCTGTCTCGGCTATCCGGACGGCGGATTTCCCGACGAACCGATCCTTCAGAACGTCGGATGGCGCGACCGACTCGAGGTCGATCCCCTGATTCACGAAGAGCGGTGGAATTCGGACCGAGCGGCCGAGACCACACGCGAGAACGCCGACTGA
- a CDS encoding endonuclease III domain-containing protein yields the protein MSDDPEPAVNISGGSDGGGAPAEFDPAAADTRAEVVIDRLGELYWQKTYGGQDAFTCLVRTILSQNTSDTASQPAHDALIDRYDGDGVDLADALANAEQSMLAETISSAGLYNQKSEVLIDTASWVREEFGSAADFDSFVKDEPPSTVRETLLEVRGVGPKTADCVLLFAGGRDGVFPVDTHVHRIYRRMGVAPPTADHEDVRSVLERDVPAAKCGFGHTATIQFGREYCTALQPACLEDPEACPMADVCDQVGVYPETGEVVDPADAFE from the coding sequence ATGAGCGACGATCCGGAGCCGGCGGTCAACATCAGCGGGGGATCGGACGGAGGCGGCGCGCCCGCCGAGTTCGATCCTGCGGCCGCTGACACCCGTGCAGAGGTCGTTATCGACCGGCTGGGTGAATTGTACTGGCAGAAGACCTACGGCGGCCAGGACGCGTTCACCTGCCTCGTACGGACGATCCTGAGCCAGAACACGAGCGATACGGCGAGTCAGCCGGCACACGACGCGCTGATCGACAGATACGACGGAGACGGTGTCGACCTCGCCGACGCGCTCGCGAACGCGGAGCAATCGATGCTGGCCGAAACCATCAGCTCCGCGGGGCTCTACAATCAAAAGTCGGAGGTTCTCATCGATACCGCCTCGTGGGTCCGCGAGGAGTTCGGCTCGGCCGCCGACTTCGATTCGTTCGTCAAAGACGAGCCCCCGTCGACGGTGCGAGAAACGCTGCTCGAGGTACGGGGCGTCGGACCGAAGACGGCGGACTGCGTGTTGCTCTTTGCGGGCGGTCGCGACGGCGTTTTTCCCGTCGATACCCACGTTCACCGGATCTATCGGCGCATGGGGGTCGCACCACCCACCGCTGACCACGAAGACGTTCGGTCCGTGCTCGAGCGGGACGTCCCCGCAGCAAAGTGCGGGTTCGGGCACACGGCGACGATCCAATTCGGGAGGGAGTACTGTACGGCGCTGCAGCCGGCCTGTCTCGAGGACCCCGAGGCGTGTCCGATGGCCGATGTGTGCGATCAGGTCGGCGTCTATCCGGAGACCGGTGAAGTCGTCGACCCGGCCGACGCGTTCGAGTGA
- a CDS encoding DUF371 domain-containing protein, whose translation MEEVIHARGHENVSATHASTFEVTTDDYLTPAGDCILAIGADRAPADFDPEFVAACRDVDAAVTVTVEADGHRDSVTGRGDPGLEFTDDRSAVGRTSDHVDGRTILLGAEFAAEGFDRDLVDALAAGAEVTVTVTVE comes from the coding sequence ATGGAAGAGGTCATCCACGCTCGCGGTCACGAGAACGTCAGCGCGACTCACGCGAGTACGTTCGAGGTGACGACCGACGACTATCTCACCCCCGCCGGTGACTGTATTCTCGCGATCGGTGCCGACCGCGCGCCGGCGGACTTCGATCCCGAGTTCGTCGCGGCGTGTCGAGACGTCGACGCGGCGGTCACGGTCACCGTCGAGGCGGACGGTCACCGCGATTCGGTGACGGGCCGAGGCGATCCGGGTCTCGAATTCACCGACGACCGAAGCGCCGTCGGCCGGACGAGCGACCACGTGGACGGTCGGACGATACTGCTCGGAGCCGAGTTCGCAGCCGAGGGATTCGACCGCGACCTCGTCGACGCGCTGGCAGCGGGCGCCGAGGTGACGGTGACCGTTACGGTCGAATAA
- a CDS encoding alkaline phosphatase family protein, translated as MGLFDRLRGDGDPRVAFIGVDGVPYSLLSENEELFPNFAAIADDGTANEISSIVPPESSACWPSLTTGVNPGETGVYGFQDREVGTYDTYVPMGREVQADRIWDRVQENGRKATVMNVPVTFPPQRNVQRMVSGFLSPDLEKAAYPDDVRDYLETLDYRIDVNPKLGHEEDKTEFIEDANATVDAQFEAFKHYIEEDDWDLFFGVFMTTDRVNHFLFKDYERDGEYKDDFIDFYRKVDDYIGRLRNALADDVTLIVASDHGFTSLDYEVHFNEWLREEGWLSFRTDEPEELGDIADETKAYSFIPGRFYINLEGREPRGSVPESEYHAVRDELKASLEALEGPDGNTVVDRVVEKEEAFRGDHDDIAPDLVAIPNNGFDLKSGFKADSKVFDTGPRNGMHSFDDTSLYIDSPDASIEDADLFDITPTILDLMDIEFGRSEFDGASLV; from the coding sequence ATGGGTCTGTTCGATCGATTGCGGGGCGACGGCGATCCTCGGGTCGCATTTATCGGGGTCGACGGCGTACCGTATAGTCTCCTGTCGGAGAACGAGGAACTGTTCCCGAACTTCGCTGCGATCGCAGACGACGGAACGGCAAACGAAATCTCGAGCATCGTTCCGCCCGAATCCAGCGCCTGCTGGCCGTCGCTGACGACCGGGGTAAACCCAGGGGAGACCGGCGTCTATGGCTTCCAGGATCGGGAAGTCGGAACCTACGACACCTACGTCCCGATGGGCCGGGAGGTTCAGGCCGACCGCATCTGGGACCGCGTGCAAGAAAACGGACGGAAGGCCACGGTGATGAACGTCCCCGTCACGTTCCCGCCCCAGCGAAACGTCCAGCGTATGGTCTCGGGCTTTCTCTCACCCGATCTCGAGAAGGCCGCCTACCCTGACGACGTACGCGATTACCTCGAGACGCTGGACTACCGAATCGACGTCAATCCGAAACTCGGTCACGAAGAAGACAAGACCGAGTTCATCGAGGACGCCAACGCCACGGTCGATGCCCAGTTCGAGGCGTTCAAACACTACATCGAAGAAGACGACTGGGACCTCTTTTTCGGCGTCTTCATGACGACCGACCGGGTCAACCACTTCCTGTTCAAAGACTACGAGCGCGACGGCGAGTACAAGGACGATTTCATCGACTTCTACAGGAAGGTCGACGACTACATCGGCCGTCTGCGAAACGCGCTGGCGGACGACGTCACGCTGATCGTCGCCTCCGACCACGGTTTCACCAGCCTCGATTACGAGGTCCACTTCAACGAGTGGCTCCGCGAGGAGGGGTGGCTCTCCTTCCGGACCGACGAACCGGAGGAACTGGGCGACATCGCCGACGAAACGAAGGCCTACTCGTTCATTCCCGGCCGCTTCTACATCAATCTCGAGGGCCGGGAACCCCGCGGCTCCGTTCCCGAGTCCGAGTATCACGCTGTCCGCGACGAACTCAAGGCCAGTCTCGAGGCGCTCGAGGGACCCGACGGGAACACCGTCGTCGACCGCGTCGTCGAAAAAGAGGAGGCGTTCCGCGGCGATCACGACGACATCGCACCCGATCTGGTCGCGATTCCGAACAACGGCTTCGACCTCAAATCCGGTTTCAAAGCCGATTCGAAGGTTTTCGACACGGGGCCACGAAACGGAATGCACAGCTTCGACGACACGTCGCTCTACATCGACAGTCCCGACGCATCGATCGAGGACGCGGACCTGTTCGACATCACGCCGACGATCCTCGATCTGATGGACATCGAATTCGGCCGCAGCGAGTTCGACGGCGCGAGTCTGGTGTGA
- a CDS encoding inorganic diphosphatase — protein MVNLWEDLETGPNPPEEIYAVVECLKGERNKYEYDKDVPGVVLDRVLHSNVHYPSDYGFIPQSYYDDEDPFDVLVLVEDQTFPGCVIEARPVALMKMDDDGEQDDKVIAVPVEDPRYDHIEDLDDIPQQQRDEIDEFFSTYKNLEEGKEVETLGWEDKQAAHDAIEHAQDLYEEHFE, from the coding sequence ATGGTCAACCTCTGGGAAGACCTCGAAACCGGACCGAATCCACCCGAAGAGATCTACGCCGTCGTCGAATGTCTCAAGGGCGAACGAAACAAATACGAGTACGACAAGGACGTCCCGGGCGTCGTCCTCGACCGCGTGCTCCACAGCAACGTCCACTATCCGAGCGACTATGGGTTCATTCCCCAGTCGTACTACGACGACGAGGATCCCTTCGACGTCCTCGTTCTCGTCGAAGACCAGACGTTCCCCGGTTGCGTTATCGAGGCCCGTCCGGTCGCGCTCATGAAGATGGACGACGACGGAGAACAGGACGACAAGGTTATCGCCGTCCCGGTCGAGGACCCGCGCTACGATCACATCGAGGACCTCGACGATATCCCCCAACAGCAACGCGACGAGATCGACGAGTTCTTCTCGACCTACAAGAACCTCGAGGAGGGGAAGGAAGTGGAGACGCTGGGCTGGGAGGACAAGCAAGCCGCCCACGACGCGATCGAACACGCCCAGGATCTCTACGAAGAGCATTTCGAGTAG
- a CDS encoding PadR family transcriptional regulator has protein sequence MSEAQSITGEQSIARELTAFQNNILVILAKDPMYGLAIKRELEDYYGTEVNHGRLYPNLDELVNLGLVEKSELDKRTNQYSLTEDGYDAVLDGIQWTLSKVVTDDDRADEITDIVENSY, from the coding sequence ATGTCAGAGGCACAATCAATCACCGGCGAACAGAGTATTGCGCGCGAACTCACAGCCTTCCAGAACAACATCCTCGTCATCCTCGCGAAAGACCCCATGTACGGGCTCGCGATCAAGCGCGAGCTCGAGGACTACTACGGGACGGAAGTGAACCACGGGCGACTCTACCCTAACCTCGACGAACTCGTCAACCTCGGGCTGGTCGAGAAGAGCGAACTCGACAAGCGAACCAACCAGTATTCGCTGACCGAGGACGGCTACGACGCCGTCCTCGACGGCATTCAGTGGACGCTTTCGAAGGTCGTCACGGACGACGACCGCGCCGACGAAATCACCGACATCGTCGAAAACAGCTACTAG
- a CDS encoding DUF7108 family protein: MADRNTVDADDDDGEPNETGRTSAAEGSGSPTPRSTSGADTGGADLPSRVVDEVERLTRLERSVIDENERGAYERRRDELLSDHEFTARIRDDEGDDVLVLHPESWHEDGVIRTDRIEDVDRAVEIRLEGADDPDDWDAVDARNRELVESVREAHGDVHGDNASSVADFASNHYAKPIESLTSEEVTEFRTEYFVRNAWPDEKQQNVIEESIELLFETADQPVPDRRR; the protein is encoded by the coding sequence ATGGCCGATCGGAACACAGTCGACGCCGATGATGACGACGGTGAGCCGAACGAGACGGGACGAACGTCGGCGGCCGAGGGATCCGGATCGCCCACGCCTCGGAGTACTAGCGGAGCGGATACCGGCGGTGCCGATCTTCCCAGCCGCGTCGTCGACGAAGTCGAACGGCTGACTCGACTCGAGCGATCCGTTATCGACGAGAACGAGCGCGGGGCGTACGAGCGCAGGCGCGACGAACTGTTGTCGGACCACGAGTTCACCGCCCGTATTCGAGACGACGAGGGCGACGACGTCCTCGTTCTCCATCCCGAATCGTGGCACGAAGACGGCGTCATCAGGACGGACCGCATCGAGGACGTCGATCGCGCGGTCGAGATTCGACTCGAGGGGGCCGACGACCCGGACGACTGGGACGCCGTCGACGCTCGCAATCGCGAACTGGTCGAATCCGTCAGAGAAGCACACGGCGACGTTCACGGTGACAACGCGTCGTCGGTGGCCGACTTCGCGAGCAATCACTACGCCAAACCGATCGAATCGCTCACGAGCGAGGAGGTCACGGAGTTTCGAACCGAATACTTCGTTCGGAACGCCTGGCCCGACGAAAAACAACAAAATGTGATCGAAGAGTCGATCGAACTCCTCTTCGAAACGGCCGACCAGCCGGTACCGGACCGTCGACGCTAG
- the rnhA gene encoding ribonuclease HI: MSVIECDVEEARKRLEQADVAVESGNTDHERWRASRQGATAVAYDDKVVVQGSNPQSIEALLREGGGRAHVYFDGACRGNPGPAAIGWVIVTGDGIAAEGSDTIGRATNNQAEYEALIAALETARDFGYDEVHVRGDSELIVKQVRGEYDTNNPELREKRVTVHELLAAFDEWTIEHVPREINDRADDLANEALDHA; this comes from the coding sequence ATGTCGGTCATCGAATGCGACGTCGAGGAGGCTCGCAAACGGCTCGAGCAGGCGGACGTCGCCGTCGAGTCGGGAAACACGGACCACGAGCGCTGGCGAGCGAGCCGACAGGGTGCGACCGCGGTCGCGTACGACGACAAGGTCGTCGTGCAGGGCTCGAATCCGCAGAGTATCGAGGCGCTGCTCCGTGAGGGCGGCGGGCGCGCCCACGTCTACTTCGACGGCGCGTGTCGGGGCAATCCCGGCCCCGCGGCGATCGGATGGGTGATCGTCACCGGCGACGGGATCGCCGCCGAAGGGAGCGATACGATCGGGCGAGCGACCAACAACCAGGCCGAGTACGAGGCGTTGATCGCCGCCCTCGAGACGGCGCGCGACTTCGGCTACGACGAGGTCCACGTCCGCGGCGACTCGGAACTCATCGTCAAACAGGTCCGCGGCGAGTACGACACCAACAACCCCGAACTCCGAGAGAAACGCGTCACCGTCCACGAACTCCTCGCGGCGTTCGACGAGTGGACGATAGAGCACGTCCCCCGAGAAATCAACGACCGCGCGGACGACCTCGCGAACGAAGCGTTAGACCACGCCTGA